From the genome of Chania multitudinisentens RB-25, one region includes:
- the betB gene encoding betaine-aldehyde dehydrogenase — translation MARFPVQQLYIDGQLTDASGSEMFQTINPANGEILAEVQRATEADVERAVASAERGQKIWAAMTGTERSRILLRAVELLRERNDELAQLETLDTGKAYSETSAVDIVTGADVLEYYAGLADAFEGNQYPLRDTSFFYTRREPLGVTAGIGAWNYPIQIALWKSAPALAAGNAMIFKPSEMTPLSALKLAEIYTEAGVPDGVFNVLQGAGRYVGQWLSEHPRIEKISFTGGIETGKKVMASAAASSLKEVTMELGGKSPLLILADADIELAADVAMMANFYSSGQVCTNGTRVFVHRSQKAALEKALITRVKRIRLGDPMDPQTNFGPLVGFSHMENVLSYIESGKAEGARLLCGGARETSGVFAQGAYVQPTIFTDCEDHHTIVKEEIFGPVMSILTYDDEQEAITRANNTTFGLAAGVVTRDLAKAHRTIHQLEAGICWINAWGESPAQMPVGGYKQSGVGRENGLSSLAHYTRIKSVQVELGTFSSIF, via the coding sequence ATGGCAAGATTTCCCGTACAGCAGCTCTATATTGATGGTCAATTGACGGATGCCAGTGGCTCTGAAATGTTTCAGACCATCAACCCCGCTAACGGCGAAATACTCGCAGAAGTACAACGTGCCACCGAGGCTGACGTGGAGCGCGCCGTTGCCAGCGCCGAACGCGGGCAAAAAATCTGGGCAGCGATGACGGGAACCGAACGTTCACGCATTCTACTGCGCGCCGTTGAGCTACTTCGTGAACGTAATGATGAGTTAGCGCAGCTTGAGACATTGGATACCGGTAAAGCCTATTCTGAAACCTCGGCTGTGGATATCGTGACAGGCGCCGATGTTCTGGAATATTACGCCGGTCTTGCCGATGCATTTGAAGGGAACCAGTACCCATTACGCGATACCAGCTTCTTTTATACCCGCCGTGAACCTTTGGGGGTAACGGCCGGGATCGGGGCATGGAATTACCCGATTCAGATTGCCTTGTGGAAATCCGCGCCGGCTCTGGCCGCGGGTAATGCCATGATCTTCAAACCCAGTGAAATGACCCCATTAAGCGCACTGAAGTTGGCCGAAATTTATACCGAAGCCGGTGTGCCGGATGGCGTATTTAATGTCCTGCAAGGGGCAGGGCGTTACGTCGGGCAATGGTTATCTGAACATCCACGGATTGAAAAAATCTCTTTCACCGGGGGGATTGAAACCGGCAAGAAAGTGATGGCCAGCGCCGCCGCTTCTTCATTGAAAGAAGTCACCATGGAGCTGGGTGGCAAATCACCACTTTTGATCCTTGCCGATGCCGATATTGAACTGGCGGCGGATGTTGCCATGATGGCTAACTTCTACAGTTCAGGCCAGGTTTGTACCAACGGTACGCGCGTGTTTGTTCATCGTTCACAAAAGGCGGCGCTGGAGAAGGCGTTAATAACGCGCGTTAAGCGTATTCGTCTCGGCGATCCGATGGATCCGCAAACCAACTTTGGCCCGCTGGTCGGTTTCTCCCATATGGAAAACGTGCTGAGCTATATCGAAAGCGGCAAAGCAGAAGGTGCGCGCCTGCTTTGCGGCGGTGCCCGTGAAACCTCGGGCGTTTTCGCTCAAGGGGCGTATGTGCAACCCACGATCTTTACCGACTGTGAAGATCACCACACCATCGTCAAAGAGGAAATCTTTGGCCCGGTGATGAGCATTCTGACCTACGACGATGAACAAGAAGCCATCACGCGCGCCAATAACACCACCTTTGGCCTGGCGGCTGGGGTAGTGACGCGCGATCTGGCAAAAGCGCACCGCACGATTCATCAGCTTGAAGCCGGTATTTGCTGGATCAATGCCTGGGGGGAATCACCCGCACAAATGCCTGTTGGTGGTTATAAACAATCCGGTGTTGGCCGCGAAAATGGTCTCAGCTCACTGGCTCATTACACCCGCATTAAATCCGTTCAGGTTGAACTGGGTACTTTCAGCTCAATTTTTTGA
- the betI gene encoding transcriptional regulator BetI, with amino-acid sequence MYRKNIPEQRKEQLINAACAAIGDVGLAGVTISQVASLAGMSSGLVSHYFGDKDAFLNATMRKVLCDLHDAIAECRKNADASVKAQLFAIIDGNFHPSQTNPLSMRIWLDFWAASMHQPALCRLQRVNNQRLFSNICFQFQRNMPKEQARKAARGLAAMIDGLWLRGSLTGTDFNADKASEIAYDYVERVLLSDT; translated from the coding sequence ATGTACCGCAAAAACATTCCAGAACAGAGAAAAGAGCAATTGATTAACGCTGCTTGCGCAGCGATCGGTGATGTGGGGCTGGCAGGAGTGACAATCTCTCAAGTTGCCAGCCTGGCCGGGATGTCCAGCGGGCTTGTCAGCCACTACTTTGGCGATAAAGACGCTTTTCTCAACGCCACGATGCGTAAGGTGTTATGCGATCTTCATGACGCGATTGCTGAATGCCGTAAAAACGCGGATGCCTCGGTGAAAGCACAGCTTTTCGCCATTATCGATGGAAACTTTCACCCTAGCCAAACCAACCCGTTATCGATGCGTATCTGGCTCGACTTTTGGGCTGCGAGTATGCACCAGCCTGCGTTATGCCGCTTGCAACGTGTCAACAATCAGCGTCTTTTTTCAAATATCTGCTTTCAATTTCAAAGGAATATGCCAAAGGAACAAGCACGCAAAGCGGCCCGTGGGCTGGCGGCGATGATTGATGGGCTGTGGCTCCGGGGGAGCCTGACAGGAACCGATTTCAACGCCGATAAAGCCAGTGAAATTGCTTATGACTATGTTGAGCGCGTCTTATTGTCTGACACGTAA
- a CDS encoding BCCT family transporter, with translation MTVMSPKSIDEESIQLNAPVFFTSATVILLLGLLVALFPTGSQEWLSKAQIWMSDIFGWYYMLLMVICMVFVFWLALSRFGQIKLGKENEAPEFSYLSWIAMLFSAGIGIALIYYGAYEPLDHFLQPPEGAGGTVQAARQAMVITFLHWGLHGWALYALIATALAYFAYRRGLPLALRSALHPMFGDRIHGWVGHMVDSFGILVTVISMVTNLGIGALLLNSGLHYLFNIPQASYVLLVLIVLMMAVATFAAVTGVEKGIAMLSNINIGFLSLLLLFIFLAGPTLNLINGILQNTGDYLASIIGKSFDVYLYGKARQWQGAWTLFYWAWWVAWAPFVGLFIARISKGRTIRELIFGVMLIPLGFTLAWLSIFGNTAISLVLEQGQSLLGSVALTDPPMAVFKLLEYLPYTQITTGFTILISFVLFLTPVDSGTLMIANLSSKGGTNSDDAPTWLRIFWASITTLVCAGLLYAGSFSAMQTAVVLCGLPFSIVIMLYMINLYKELNLVESRTIIPVS, from the coding sequence ATGACAGTGATGAGTCCGAAATCCATCGATGAAGAATCGATACAGCTTAATGCTCCCGTTTTTTTCACGTCAGCGACGGTTATTCTGCTACTGGGTCTGTTGGTGGCCCTCTTTCCCACTGGCAGCCAGGAATGGTTAAGTAAAGCTCAAATATGGATGTCAGATATATTCGGCTGGTATTACATGCTGTTGATGGTGATTTGCATGGTGTTTGTGTTTTGGTTGGCACTTTCACGCTTTGGGCAGATCAAATTAGGTAAAGAAAACGAAGCCCCCGAGTTTAGCTATTTATCATGGATCGCGATGTTATTCTCCGCCGGGATTGGCATTGCGTTGATTTATTACGGTGCCTATGAACCCCTCGATCATTTCCTACAGCCGCCAGAAGGCGCGGGCGGCACGGTACAGGCGGCACGTCAGGCGATGGTTATCACGTTCCTGCATTGGGGGCTGCACGGTTGGGCGCTGTATGCGCTAATAGCGACCGCCTTAGCGTATTTCGCCTATCGTCGTGGCTTACCATTGGCTTTACGCTCCGCACTGCATCCGATGTTTGGTGATCGAATTCACGGTTGGGTTGGCCATATGGTCGATAGCTTTGGTATTCTGGTGACCGTTATTTCTATGGTGACCAATCTGGGCATCGGCGCATTATTATTAAATTCTGGATTGCACTACCTCTTTAATATCCCGCAAGCCTCGTATGTGTTACTGGTGTTAATCGTTCTGATGATGGCCGTTGCCACGTTTGCCGCTGTCACCGGCGTGGAAAAAGGGATCGCCATGCTGTCAAATATCAACATCGGCTTTCTGAGCCTGTTGCTGCTGTTTATATTTCTGGCCGGGCCAACGCTCAATCTGATTAACGGGATATTACAAAATACGGGGGATTATCTCGCATCGATTATTGGCAAGAGTTTTGATGTTTATCTTTACGGCAAAGCACGCCAGTGGCAAGGGGCCTGGACGCTATTTTATTGGGCGTGGTGGGTAGCCTGGGCGCCGTTTGTCGGCTTGTTTATCGCCAGAATTTCCAAAGGCCGCACCATTCGCGAACTCATTTTTGGCGTTATGTTAATTCCGTTAGGGTTTACGCTGGCATGGCTGTCGATTTTCGGTAATACCGCGATCAGTTTAGTTCTGGAGCAAGGCCAATCTTTGCTGGGCAGCGTAGCATTAACCGATCCTCCCATGGCCGTATTTAAATTACTTGAGTATTTACCTTATACGCAAATTACGACGGGCTTTACTATCTTGATCAGCTTCGTGCTCTTTCTGACGCCGGTTGATTCAGGAACGCTGATGATTGCTAATCTCTCCAGCAAAGGTGGAACGAACAGCGATGATGCACCAACCTGGCTGCGGATTTTTTGGGCATCAATCACCACGTTGGTGTGTGCTGGTCTGCTTTATGCAGGAAGTTTCAGTGCGATGCAGACGGCGGTAGTCTTGTGCGGGTTACCTTTCTCGATCGTGATTATGCTGTATATGATTAATCTGTATAAAGAATTAAACCTGGTTGAAAGCAGAACCATCATCCCGGTATCTTGA
- a CDS encoding cupin domain-containing protein has protein sequence MTNIFQHFPEAALKAEAETFETLLSQPNVRIERIISTGQASPEGFWYCQPQGEWVVVLQGSAGLRFENESEVHVMQAGDFINIPAQARHRVEWTDANGPTVWLAVHYGLVDD, from the coding sequence ATGACCAATATATTCCAGCATTTCCCTGAAGCTGCGCTTAAGGCAGAAGCAGAAACTTTCGAGACATTACTGTCTCAGCCTAATGTACGCATTGAACGCATTATTTCCACTGGGCAAGCAAGCCCGGAAGGATTCTGGTATTGCCAGCCTCAAGGTGAATGGGTGGTTGTGCTACAGGGTTCAGCGGGTTTGCGGTTCGAGAATGAATCTGAGGTGCACGTCATGCAGGCGGGTGACTTTATTAATATTCCGGCCCAGGCTCGGCACCGCGTTGAATGGACCGATGCTAACGGGCCAACGGTCTGGTTGGCTGTGCATTACGGTTTAGTCGATGATTAA
- a CDS encoding DUF6506 family protein, which yields MAVPHSSGHRPAPLNKAIIYEGYGAKPGQVRFVRESASGRLTIVAIGEPAEAPGVARQLVDEGAELIELCGALSPAWKPKISEEIGYRALVSSITYGIESLVMGAAFSSAYGEGKPPREAFIILESDSDPVRDRFEQAFAPQHTTFIPVPDEATGSLIAAELATSGYGLIELYGGFSAAGAAAVLEAVEGRVAVGIGSFTLDAVRR from the coding sequence ATGGCAGTACCACATTCTTCTGGCCACAGGCCGGCTCCGCTTAACAAAGCCATTATCTACGAAGGTTATGGCGCTAAGCCCGGTCAGGTCAGATTTGTTCGTGAGAGCGCATCAGGCCGTTTGACTATCGTCGCCATCGGGGAACCTGCTGAGGCACCTGGCGTTGCTCGTCAACTGGTTGATGAGGGGGCCGAGCTAATTGAACTTTGTGGCGCACTGTCGCCAGCCTGGAAACCCAAGATCAGTGAAGAAATCGGTTATCGGGCCCTGGTTAGCTCAATCACTTACGGTATTGAGTCTCTGGTGATGGGAGCCGCGTTTAGCTCGGCCTACGGCGAAGGTAAACCACCTCGTGAGGCCTTTATTATTCTGGAAAGCGATAGCGATCCAGTCCGTGACCGTTTCGAGCAGGCATTCGCTCCCCAGCATACCACCTTCATTCCCGTTCCAGACGAGGCAACTGGGTCTTTGATTGCGGCCGAACTTGCCACGTCCGGGTATGGATTGATTGAGTTATACGGTGGTTTTAGCGCAGCGGGTGCCGCCGCAGTGCTTGAGGCCGTTGAGGGGCGTGTAGCGGTAGGTATTGGCAGTTTCACCCTGGATGCGGTGAGGCGATAG
- the yghX gene encoding YghX family hydrolase, which translates to MTRLTAKDFPPELLELYDYYAHGFISRREFIDRAARFAVGGIAAATLVGSLLPDYALAQQVEFTDPDIVPQYINYPSPKGHGQVRGYLVLPAKAKGPVPGVVVVHENRGLNPYIEDVARRLAKAGFVALAPDGLSSVGGYPGNDDKGRELQQQVDPEKLMNDFFAAVEFLISHKSTTGKVGITGFCYGGGVANAAAVAYPELGAAVPFYGRQPKAEDVPRIKAPLLLHYAELDTRINEGWPAYEAALKAAGKTYEAYIYPGVNHGFHNDSTPRYDEAAAKLAWDRTLAWFRHHLA; encoded by the coding sequence ATGACTCGTCTCACCGCAAAGGATTTTCCCCCAGAACTGCTTGAGCTGTATGACTATTATGCTCACGGATTTATTTCCCGGCGTGAGTTTATCGACCGCGCGGCCCGGTTTGCCGTGGGTGGCATCGCCGCCGCCACGCTCGTTGGCTCCCTGTTGCCTGACTATGCGCTCGCTCAACAAGTTGAATTCACCGATCCTGATATTGTTCCGCAATACATTAACTATCCGTCCCCGAAAGGCCATGGCCAAGTGCGGGGCTACCTGGTATTACCAGCCAAAGCGAAAGGGCCGGTTCCTGGCGTGGTGGTGGTGCACGAGAACCGTGGGTTAAATCCGTATATTGAAGATGTCGCGCGTCGCTTGGCAAAAGCCGGGTTTGTGGCGCTGGCGCCCGATGGGTTGAGTTCGGTGGGGGGTTACCCCGGCAACGATGACAAGGGCAGGGAACTACAGCAACAGGTTGATCCTGAAAAACTGATGAATGACTTTTTCGCCGCTGTTGAATTCCTGATAAGCCACAAAAGCACAACCGGGAAAGTGGGGATCACCGGCTTTTGTTATGGTGGCGGGGTGGCTAACGCCGCCGCTGTGGCCTACCCAGAGCTGGGTGCCGCAGTGCCATTTTATGGGCGACAACCTAAAGCGGAGGACGTCCCTCGTATTAAAGCCCCCTTGCTGCTTCATTATGCCGAATTGGATACCCGCATTAATGAGGGATGGCCTGCTTACGAGGCAGCGCTCAAGGCGGCAGGTAAAACCTATGAAGCGTATATTTATCCCGGCGTGAACCACGGGTTTCACAATGACTCAACGCCGCGTTATGACGAAGCCGCCGCAAAACTGGCCTGGGATCGCACTTTAGCCTGGTTCCGGCACCATCTGGCATAA
- a CDS encoding DJ-1/PfpI family protein gives MSKKKILMLVGDYAEDYETMVPFQALQMLGYSVDAICPDKSKGDYIMTAIHDFDGAQTYSEKPGHRFVLNADFAATRTEDYDALLIPGGRAPEYLRLNPRVIQIVQEFDAARKPIAAVCHGPQLLAAAGVLNGRTCSAYPACAPEVRLSGGEYADIGIDQAHVDGHLVTAPAWPAHPQWLAKFVNVLEK, from the coding sequence ATGAGCAAGAAAAAAATATTGATGCTGGTTGGTGATTACGCCGAAGATTATGAAACCATGGTGCCTTTCCAGGCATTACAGATGTTGGGCTATAGCGTTGATGCGATCTGCCCGGATAAAAGTAAAGGTGACTATATCATGACGGCCATCCATGATTTTGATGGTGCGCAGACATACAGTGAAAAGCCGGGGCATCGGTTTGTGCTGAATGCGGATTTTGCAGCCACGCGCACTGAAGATTATGACGCTCTCCTGATTCCCGGTGGCCGGGCCCCGGAATACTTACGCCTTAACCCACGGGTCATCCAGATAGTGCAAGAGTTTGATGCCGCACGTAAGCCGATTGCTGCCGTTTGCCATGGCCCACAGTTATTAGCGGCAGCGGGCGTGCTCAACGGGCGCACCTGTAGCGCTTATCCGGCCTGCGCCCCAGAAGTGCGGCTGAGTGGCGGAGAATATGCCGATATCGGTATCGATCAGGCGCACGTTGACGGCCATCTGGTGACTGCACCGGCCTGGCCTGCGCATCCACAATGGTTGGCGAAGTTCGTCAACGTGCTGGAAAAATAG
- a CDS encoding Na+/H+ antiporter NhaC family protein, whose protein sequence is MASHPQTPRRKVKTPSYLDAMIPVFTLIILVGSSVALFGLDAVNGPLQVAIILSTMITAVVILKNGHTWEEVSESGRKGLATISSAVFILFSVGALIGTWNMSGTIPTMVYYGIQMISPNWFFPIAFLICVGVSLSIGSSWTTAGTLGVGLVGLANMLGLSPEITAGAVISGAYVGDKISPLSESTVLAAQLNGVPLYKHIRSQLWSTVPSGVIALIAFIVLGISQHSGFDSTITDNELTRFNELFHITPWNLLPLVFLLVLSVFKVPASLAILCSALLAGVMAAFMQPQVIVRFIAEPDVSAPLQAIKAIWLAMANGFQENSGMEQIDALLSRGGMDSMLLTIWLIIGAVTFGIMVDDFGLLNKLVTPLLLRARGIVRLFASVVGTAIGLNITAGDQYIALLLPTRLFRGEFAKRGLAPENLSRIVSDAGIVTSPLIPWNSCGAYMAAVLGVSTMAYMPFAVFNIAAPLITLALGIMNINIRRIPVATSPEHSEGDNPGGVPVQK, encoded by the coding sequence ATGGCCAGTCATCCCCAAACACCCCGTCGTAAAGTGAAAACCCCCAGTTATCTTGATGCCATGATTCCGGTCTTTACGCTGATCATTTTGGTGGGTTCTTCCGTTGCCTTGTTCGGCCTTGATGCCGTTAACGGCCCTCTGCAGGTTGCAATCATACTCAGTACCATGATCACTGCCGTGGTGATTTTAAAAAATGGCCATACCTGGGAGGAGGTTTCCGAATCTGGGCGTAAAGGCCTGGCAACCATCTCCAGCGCCGTCTTTATTCTGTTTTCGGTCGGCGCGTTGATTGGCACCTGGAATATGTCCGGCACTATCCCGACGATGGTGTACTACGGCATTCAGATGATCTCGCCGAACTGGTTTTTTCCCATTGCTTTCCTGATTTGCGTTGGGGTATCGCTGAGTATCGGCAGTTCCTGGACGACCGCAGGTACCTTGGGGGTAGGATTGGTCGGTTTGGCTAATATGCTGGGATTATCACCGGAAATCACTGCCGGGGCGGTGATCTCCGGGGCCTATGTGGGTGACAAAATATCACCGCTGTCAGAAAGTACGGTGTTAGCGGCCCAATTAAACGGTGTGCCGTTGTATAAACATATCCGTTCGCAGCTGTGGAGCACGGTTCCTTCAGGCGTTATTGCGCTGATCGCTTTTATCGTACTGGGCATCAGCCAGCATAGCGGTTTTGATTCTACCATCACCGATAATGAACTTACCCGGTTCAATGAGCTTTTTCACATCACACCATGGAATTTGTTGCCACTGGTTTTCCTGTTGGTGTTATCGGTCTTCAAAGTCCCAGCCTCATTGGCGATTCTGTGTTCGGCGCTACTGGCCGGGGTGATGGCGGCGTTTATGCAACCGCAGGTTATCGTGCGGTTTATCGCCGAACCGGATGTGTCTGCGCCACTGCAGGCCATTAAGGCCATTTGGTTAGCGATGGCCAACGGTTTTCAGGAAAACTCAGGGATGGAACAAATTGATGCCCTGCTCTCCCGTGGTGGCATGGACAGCATGTTGCTGACCATTTGGCTCATCATCGGTGCGGTCACCTTTGGGATTATGGTGGATGACTTTGGGTTGCTGAACAAACTGGTGACTCCGCTGCTGCTGCGCGCCAGAGGCATTGTCCGGTTGTTTGCTTCGGTTGTTGGCACCGCCATCGGGCTTAACATTACCGCGGGCGATCAGTATATTGCCCTGCTGCTGCCAACCCGTCTGTTCCGCGGTGAGTTTGCTAAACGTGGATTGGCGCCTGAGAACCTGTCACGCATTGTTTCAGATGCCGGTATCGTCACTTCTCCGTTGATCCCATGGAACTCATGCGGTGCCTATATGGCCGCTGTATTAGGTGTTTCAACCATGGCTTATATGCCGTTTGCCGTTTTCAACATTGCCGCACCGCTGATTACTCTGGCTCTGGGTATTATGAATATTAATATTCGCCGCATACCGGTTGCCACATCGCCAGAGCATTCAGAAGGAGATAATCCTGGCGGTGTACCTGTTCAAAAGTAA
- a CDS encoding acyltransferase family protein — translation MIKSVNQHALKSLSCFAAVTFFSTSQICAYECFLNANAMSVFYFLSIISKPLFFIIIGYMDEIEELTKKDILIKIKSIIIIMIFWNIVLSLITTQYIQQGYILQNGILLNMGVIYLIYPIILKGIKHLKITALFFSSLVAIIALLDIFSPLDMKDDPLFISSYSFIWIWGGYYIFGHMLGSEQGRQFTKKIRTLWVAAIMLVPLAISMYFYERYLSTHVQLSVAGWFVLEHLHLLAMSLILFVLFDNINIKNRLVTNIVEFISPAMVGVYIVHYSVFYFITTLYDFNDATLKFTLLVLVFLASVIVSRLLLLNRYTARIISF, via the coding sequence ATGATTAAAAGCGTAAACCAGCATGCATTAAAAAGTTTGAGCTGTTTTGCAGCGGTGACTTTTTTTTCAACAAGCCAGATATGCGCTTATGAGTGTTTTCTCAATGCAAATGCAATGAGTGTTTTTTACTTTCTATCGATAATATCTAAACCATTGTTTTTTATAATAATAGGCTATATGGATGAAATCGAGGAACTGACGAAAAAAGATATTCTGATTAAAATAAAATCCATCATTATTATAATGATTTTCTGGAATATTGTTTTATCTCTTATCACAACTCAATATATACAGCAAGGTTATATTCTACAAAATGGCATCTTGCTAAATATGGGGGTGATTTATTTGATTTACCCTATTATTCTTAAAGGCATTAAGCATTTAAAAATAACCGCGCTGTTCTTCTCCAGCCTGGTTGCCATTATTGCCTTGCTCGATATCTTCAGCCCATTAGATATGAAAGATGATCCTCTGTTTATTTCCAGTTACTCATTCATATGGATATGGGGAGGGTATTACATTTTTGGTCATATGTTAGGTTCTGAGCAAGGCCGCCAGTTCACCAAAAAGATACGCACGCTTTGGGTTGCAGCGATAATGCTGGTCCCTCTTGCTATATCGATGTATTTCTATGAGCGCTACTTATCAACTCACGTTCAGCTCAGTGTGGCAGGCTGGTTTGTATTAGAGCATCTTCATCTGTTGGCGATGAGCCTGATCTTGTTTGTTCTCTTCGATAATATCAACATCAAGAACCGGCTGGTAACCAATATCGTCGAATTTATCAGCCCGGCGATGGTCGGGGTGTACATCGTTCATTACAGTGTGTTTTACTTTATTACCACATTGTATGACTTCAACGATGCCACCCTGAAGTTTACCCTGCTAGTGCTGGTATTTCTTGCCTCTGTTATTGTTTCCCGCCTGTTACTTTTGAACAGGTACACCGCCAGGATTATCTCCTTCTGA